ATTTAGAAAACGTTGGCTTTTGTACCATCTCGGGTCATCGATAAATATATGTAAGAGATGAGCAGGTGGGTTTCTTTCATCATTATCACGGTTTCTTCGTGTAGAAAGCTCCCACAGCAGCAGACGGTGTTCTTAGTTCAGCGTTTATCGTTTCGCTGCGACTCGGGAAGACGAGGTTCGGTTTTAAAGGCGCTGTCAGTCTGATCACGCCTGAGCTCGGGGAGCAGCATGTGACGAGGTGTTTTGTCGCCCGCAGCCTCACAGATGTTAAAACTCACAGCTTGTCTTCACACAGcgtgacacacactcacagatatAGCTCCTGGATCCGTGCTTATAATTAGTGATTACACCTTGCAGATGTTTCGTGACTGTCGGTGTTTGAATCGTCAGCACGCTGACTTTAGATTCAACTTCTGAACATCAAAACACAGCGTGAGGTACGTCACTGCCCTCTAAAATAAACCAGCTGACTTCTATGGCCTTCCTTTAAAATGCACTGATGACATAAAGATGTGGGAAAACAACTGAATGCATTTATGAACgtaaaaatgaccaaaaataaAGAAGTTAGCTCCTTGAATATAAACTTTAGGTCCTTATCGGTATTtagttaatattaatttctgtttGACACCTTAAATCCTTTAAATTGATCATGTTGGAGGCTATTATTATTCTCTGAATTCATAACCAAGATTGCTTTTACCAGAAAGTAaacctgtgagcaagcacttgagCAAGGCGatagtgggaaagaaaaacccaCTTTTAAGAGGacgaaacctccagcagagccaggctcaaggaggggcggggccatctgctgtgaccggctGGGAGTGAGGATGAATTGGATAATAAGGACACACAACGCAGTGGGTCAGTGATGCTGTCGTCAAACAATGTGAAAATGATCCGTTTAAAGCAGGAAGCTGTTTGCATCCACTTCCTCTCTGTGAAACAAGGCCTTTAATACTGTGACTGCATGAAATGTTAGCTTGTAGGAAGTGTAGAGGATTTGTTGATGATATCAAACATCACTCTGTTGTTGATTTATACATGTGAGCTGTTTGACGGGTAATCAGAGTAAAACCAAATGACTTTAATGAGCAGCAGCCAATAAAGGTCTTTGTTtagttctttgtgttttgtaggGACGGTTGGTCCTTCTGTGTGTCAGCTCctccacactcacacactcacatgtcTGCTCTGTTAAAAGGTGAAGATTTACCTTGTTGTCGTTTCCGGACACGTATGTGTGTCTTCGGTCCTTTCAGATGTTAAGTAGCACAGCGGCCTGCTCCACATTAGCCTCGCTGTCTTTTTGGTCTATTTCTGCCAGAGATGAGTCCTTCTGGCCCACATTGTCATCTGGAGCATCACTTCGTCTGCTCAGCTTCTACTGTGTTTACATCCTCAGACCTTCAGCTCGGTGTTAAAGTCAAGCAGGAGGGACTCACGCGCTGAGCCGTGGCCTCAGGGTTTGTCTCTGGGGCACATGTGACGCTCTGCGGTTTAaaccatgtgtgtttgtgtgccctTAAGCTTCACGTGGCCCAGGCTGGAAACCCATCAGCAGCCGTCTGCTAActctgaggtcaaaggtcactgatTTGGGGCTTCAGGAACTTCCTGACTCTCTCCACACAGATTGGAGGGTTTCCGATGGTCTGCCAGGCCTTCATGTTTAAACATGTTCTTAAACTAGTGGCTAACACACTGTTAGTGTTATATGTCTTATGCGAGCAAAGGGTGAACTGCTGatttatcagctaatgctagctagcgTGATTTGCAAGCTGACTGTACAGGTGTGACAGTTCTCTGCGGTCGAGTCTGTGTGAGGAACGCTGGACGGGAAATGTTGGGATGTACGCtggtttcttcctcttcttcccaAATGTGAAagtagagaagaagaagaatcgcTTACATGAGTGAGATAAACTCAGCAATGCTACCTGACGACCTGCTGTCAGGTACAgactgtgtgtgggtgtgtgtgcgtgtgtgtgcgggCTGAACCTCACATCGGTCTTTGTGTTTCAGAGCCGCAGCTGAAGGGCATCGTGACGCGCCTCTTCAGCGAGCAGGGCTTCTTCCTGCAGATGCAGCCCGATGGAGCCATCAGCGGGACCAAGGACGAGAACAGCGACTACAGTGAGTCCCACATTTAAACTGTATTTGTCTAGACCGCACGCTACATAAAAAATGGGCGTAGCTTCTCTGTCTGAAGAGTGAAGAGAAAATGCCTTACACCTGTACTCTTTTTAATGGCCTCCAGGGGGCGATCCTGAGGGTTTATGGGCTCGTTTTGGGTCATGCTAAATAAAAAGATGAGGTCATTTTGTAAAGTTTGGTGTCAGGAATCAGTTTTGTGAAGGGTTCAGTGAGCATGTTGTTGCACACTCACTACTGTGTGATGTCGTGGTCGCTACCTCCAACTTTTATGGAAAGACAACATAAAAGAAACTTCTGTGTTTCACAgccaaagtgtaaaaaaaactgTGGATCAAATCATCTGATGTCAAACAAGAGAACAGCTCAGAAAGGTAAAACCTCACACAGAAGAAGGATCTCAAATACAACAGCTTATTAAATCAGAACATAAACATAATCCAACAATCTTCTGCTGCTTCCCCGGGTTTGGGTCATGAAGTCTAACCAGAGAAGCCTGGACTTCCTTCGCCCCAGCCAGctcctccagctcatccagGGGGGATTTGTTCCCAGCCAGctgagatataatctctccagtgagtcctgggtctgccggggcctcctcccggttgGACTTGCCTGAACTATTCGATGTGGAGGACCAGCAGATCTGCTCTGAGCCCCTCACAAATGTCTGAAAGCCCCGTCACTAAGTGCGCTTCAAGGGAAACGCATTTCCACCGCTTACACCTGCAGCGCAACTCTTTCAGTCACTGCCcacaggtgagggtagggatgtcAATCCAGCGTCTGCACCGCTGCGGACTCCGCCCCAATCCATCTGTCGCTCTCACGCTCCACCCTCCCCTCACTAAAGACACCTCCCCTACAACGCTGTCATGTTTAACACATTCGCTTGGCAGACAAAAGGTCGTTGGTTTGATTCCACAAATCCCGTTTGGGGTTGCGTCAGAAAACTTAATTCACACATGCCAAACAGGCACAGTGGCGACCCCTTGTGGCTACAGCTGCTCATCAAACGTCACGACTTCCAACTTGGACATAAACTCATCGCAGTGTTTACTGCTGTCAGcggaggagtcgccccctgctggacagcAAAGAGTGcaggttttctgtttgttttattttaatccaCTTTGCAGAGCCGAAGCTGCATCTGCCGTCTGTAACAGAGTGATCTGAGGTGGAGCAGTCTGAAGACAGTTTCCGATCGTCAATACTCGGTCACGTTTCCGCTGCAGGTCTTTGTTTCTCGGCTGGATGAGCTCAGGATTACAGCCTCTGCTGCTTCCTGTAAATCCTTTTGGtttggaaaaaaagaagcaaaaacaggacaagaagaggaggaggaggaggagatgttTTGGAttcccctctctccccctctcgctttctctttctctctgatcaTCTCTGAGTTAAATAAAGGAGGATTAACCGCAGCCATTGCCACAggcctcttcctcctccacctcctcctacTCCTCATCCTCACCCACACTGCAGCTCTCTGTCCCCGAGGATTAAATCACCTCTCATCACTGCGTCCCTCTatcaccccccctcccccccctcgctctctctctgcttttattcagtctttttctcTCGCTTTATCAGCTGGAAGCACATCAGCAGGCTGAGCCGGGTTTTAACCACCGTTACAGATCgactaaaagcacaaaaattCACAGTTTGAAGAGGTGTAATGGGATTTTTTAATGCTGAGTGGGTCTGATTTACACAGGTGCAGAAGATTTAAAGCAGTGATGGAAGACTCACTGCTGGTTTATTAATTTAAACCTGCTCTGTGCGACTCTTCATGACATTTTCATTTCTGACACTTTTTACTGCAAATGTGTAAACAGAAAGAAGCAGACGTTTCTGTAGTTTGCAGGtttgtgtgttaacacaatgcagAGGAGGAAAGGCATCAGCAACGAGCTTAAAGAAGCATCGGTTGATGTCCATCGGTCATGCAGGGATAAGGCCATCTCCAAAGAATCTCAAGTCCGTTATTCCACAGCGGAGGACGGTATCCACACGTGGAAAACACTCAAGACATCATCTCAGGAGTGGATATCCCAGCAGATTCCCCCCAggagactctacaggcctctgttagcatgctagcatgTAACAGCTGAAAAAGGAGAGAATCGAGCTGCTGCAACGGTCCAGAGTCCGGGTCTCAACCTCAGCCTGGCTGAGACGCTGGGACCTCGTGGCTAACCCACCAATGATGAATTATTCCATTTTCACATCATCCTGCAGTGTTAAAACTTTCTGCTCCTTctgatatatatgtgtatatatttatagaACAAAAATATTCTGGGAGGTCTcgaattcagttcaattcagttttatttatacagcgccaaatcacaacaatagtcacctcaaggtgctttatattgtaatgtagaccctacaataatacatacagagaaaaacccaacaatcatatgacctcctatgagcaagcacattggtgacagtgggaaggaaaaactcccttttaacaggaagaaacctgcaggAGAGGAAGAGAGCCAGATCGTTAACTTTTGAAATCATGGTCGTTAAGGAGGAAGTTTTATCCAGGAGTTAGTGCAGTATCTTAGTTCCTCGTTCGTCTCCGCCACTTGATCATCACATCTGCTTTCAAAACGCCAAATGACTCAACTCGAGGTTTCACAATAAGAGCTCGGTAACTGTGGCAGACTTCCTGGTAGCTCCATCCGTCTTCTGTGCTCTCTGTGACGTTTTGTATTAATCTACTTTTGTTCCATTTCTGCCTCTCACTAcctaactctctctctctgtctgtttctATGTCTCTCGCCCTCCAGCTCTGTTTAACCTGATCCCAGTAGGTTTGAGGGTCGTGGCCATCCAGGGAGTGAAGGCCGCGCTGTACGTGGCCATGAACGCCGAGGGATTCCTCTACACATCTGTAAGAACAACTGCCTCATCCTCATGTCCTTCTTGAGCTTGTTTGGTTAAAGGTTTGGAGCGTCACTTCCTTCCAAGGTGAATCTCTGACACAAACACCTGCAGGAGCAGGTAAAGGCAGGAGCTCCTGACGTGTCCCCAACAATCATTTTAACTATTAACACATCTCGTTCCTGAAAACACTGATAGTCATCAACTACTGTTTGTGAGGTAATAAGGTGTTGCTGCTTTGCTCAAGGACTCGGGCAGAATTTAAGGGTGACACTGAGATAAAGTTTCTCACTGGGTTTTTCACTTCTCTCAGTTTTAATGTGATCCCCCACATGATCTGATTTCAGATCTTATTTCATTATCTGTCCGATCCAGTTCTTCCCCTGCAAAGAGATCCTgggtttattttttctgtttgagctCGTGTTCAGATGCAAACTCGGTGACATTACGGTACAAAAGTTCCACTTTTAGACAGCGTGTGTAATAATTAATTGATGATGAACAATGGAAGTAGTTAAGAGGACAGCCCTGATCAGACCGAGTACATCTGCAGCTGTTGTACTGCTGCTCTGCCTCAGTGAGTCCATCTAACATCCATAATTCACAACACGTgcataaaactttaaaatgcaaTTCCTGAGCCTCTCTGTGCGCAGCATCAGGAAGGAGACAgagtggtggaggaagaggaggataaCAGTGACGATGTGAGGAAGCTTTCTCAGGCGTGTTAGACACAAAAACTAAATATGAGCTCGCAGCGCGCCTAAAGAAGCTAGCTGTTAGCTGCGATCGTTGGTCAGCGCTGCGGGGAAGATGTAATTCTGAGGAACGACCATGAACTACCTGTTCTGCACCGCTCCTAttggctgctgctgtctgtcaaTCACAGATGTCTCGCCGCCACTGCGATTTGAAGCCACAGACGCTGACTGTGTGGTAGTTTGAGTCAGTCTAACACGAGCGTGCCTTCGTGGCAGGTACGTGATGAAACCTTGCTGCCACTTTGCAGCTGCGCTTTACTTCTGCTTTGTGGTTTGATGCCAAATATGGAAGTGCAGCTGTTAGTAAATGTTTCTGCACTTGTTAGCTCGATGGTCCTCTTCATGAATCttaatcattaattaattattaattaatcacAAATTGGCCTGATCCCATCTCACCAGTCAGTCCTGACTGCTCACACAATGCTTTGAAATGTAAATGCTTCCCATTGAGAACGGGGAGATCAGATGACTTTATCCCAGTGATCTCTCAGCCCTTCAACCACATGCCAGATAAATCGAGAATGGAAGAGGCAGCCCTTTTTTTTTAGGAGGTAAAGTGAGGATTTGGTTCGGCTCCATAAAATATAAACTCATGTTCTCTCAGGTGTAGCTTCAGATGAAGAGTACAGCAGCTCCTCCTCTTGCTCTGCAGTTATGTAAGAGCATTACAGCATGAGCGGTGAGACAGCTGCAAGTAAAGTTGTGGTGTGCTGGGAGGCCCGAGCGTCTCAACACTGTTTACTGAAACCATCATGTCTTGATATGAGATGCAGGCTGCGTGCTGGGAGGAAAAAATACGCTTTTCATCATTTATTCCCTctgtttcctcttcctcctcctctacaTCATCGTCACGCTCCATTTGAAGTCCCGGCTTTCCTTCCTCGTggcttctttttcctttttatctgttgctgtgtttgtgttgggtTTTATTAAGTGTAGTAGTGACTTCAGCTTGATTCTTATTAGATTCTCAGTCACTCATGAATCATTTTAAACACTCTAAAAGAATGAGACAGATTTGTAATTAGCATGTCAGTGACATCTCACGGTACCCAGTGAACAAAGTTTTTACATCAAATACAAATTTTATGACAGGAACGCGTCTCAAAAGTTGGAGCAGGGCAGCAAAAGGCTGGAAGAGTAAGCACAACGACACATAAACATGATCGGCAACAGGTCAGAAACAGATTACATATAAAAACAGCCTCTAAGTTTCTTCAAGagcctgcagtccagacctgagaacaaaaactgctttttatttattaagtgaACACAGAATTGAGGTAACTGAACACTGGCTCTGGGTTTCTGAAAGACACATTTCAACAACTGTATTTAGAAGCTCCAAGTTTCAAATGTTGGGACAGGTTTTTGTATGTTATGGGGGGCTGTTCTGCTCTGATTGGCTCGCCTGACCACCTGTTATACCCAGagggtgcacacacacacacacacacacacacacacacacacacacctgttatACCTGGAGGGAGGTGCTAAACTGGGACTTTAAACGGCTCAGCAGTCACGTTTGGTGTCAAAATGTCCACCACACAGATCGTACCACAGCTTCCTGCTCCGTGAAGGATAGAGTGCATGAACAAGACTTACATTAATATTTCAActtaaaagctttttaaagcTTTCAAAATAATGTTGAGTCTTAGTCTTCAGCTGCTTTGTACTGAGTTTCCTTTCCCATTTATGTTTTATGGATGTTACTTTATTGAAGTTCTTACAGTTAAGATTCCTtttgtttaattaaaattttgtaATGTATCACATCGTTATAGGATCAATATTTCATTTCTAAGCTTGTTCTTTTAATTGGATTTTCACATTTCTACAGCTTTTTCTTCACCACCTGCTCACTGACAGTTTTAGTCTTTAGTCCTTTTTTGTTGATTTTACTCAGTAAAAGCAAACAGAATCTCAtgttatgcagatgatgtgttggTTTACAAGTATTCACACTGCATATGGGACAAACGTCTTCCTTTGTCCTGCTCAGAGCTGTCAGACTGAAGATTATACAGaatgtaaaaatgcaaaatgctgaCACTGATTTTAACAAGTTCGAAAAAACTGATGGACCATGGATGTTGGAAACAAATGCTCTGACGAAGACTACGGGGAAGATCGCCAACAGAAGGGCAATCAGGGGAGTGGATAGAGCTCAACACAAAactaaagaataaatacagtgaaATGTTACTCCAAAAGAGACAGAAGCAAAGCATGGACAGTAAAATTAACGGAGTGCATTTTCTCATGAATGGGTGTTAACCTGGCCTGTTTTTAAGATCTGGACGTCCGACAGACTGCAGCGGTGAACAGTTCCTGTGCTCAGTGTGCACCTCAGGTGTACTCAGACTGAGCTTTTGTAATACTCTCATGTCCTGTTACATGTGACGGTGCGCCTCCGCCCTGCAGTGCTGCTGACTCTATCGTGTGGGTGTAATGCGATCGATCGCCTTCAAGGTGTTTCGTATTGGTCACGGCTCATTGGCTGCTTCGCGTGTCGTGTCCTATTGCGCGGCTCACATCCTGCCGTGTTTCTGTAACGTGAAGTATCAGCATGTAGCGACCGTTTCCCGCCTGTCCTGTCACACGAGGCAGGCAGATGCATATGGAAGTAAAATGATGACGAAAGCTTTGAGGACAAACTGAACCGTGACGCTAAAAGGCTGCTGGTCAGCACTCGAcgctgttcattttaaaataaaagccccAAGTttaaacttcaaaataaaattcagaTAAAAGCAGCTGAGTCGTGCAATCAAACATGTAGACGCACAGAGATGTGAAGCAGGCAGTCGTGtaagaaaaactacaaaatgaTCTCTCTGCTGATTATACTTcaaatgttttctgtgtgtttgtgtatcagGATGTGTTCACACCAGAGTGCAAGTTCAAGGAGTCGGTCTTTGAAAACTACTACGTCATCTACTCGTCCACCATGTATCGGCAGCACGAGTCGGGCCGGGCTTGGTTCCTGGGCCTCAATAAGGAAGGAATCATCATGAAGGGAAACCGAGTGAAGAAAACCAAACCGTGCTCACACTTTGTCCCCAGACCCATCGAAGGTGAGACCAACTGTGGACACAGATGTTGGTGGTGGCGATGCTTTCATGTCTCACAGGTCAGACAGAAAGACGTCGCATTCTGGAAAACAAAAGGACGAAATGTGAATTAGTAACGCCACCATCGATTTTATTTATGTGTAAAGAAGGTATGTGGGTCTGCAGCATTGTTGAGGTCCTCAGGGAACCATCCTGGAGTTCAAGGCAGAGTGAATATTTATCATTACAGTTCATGACTGATTTTGCAGGTCTGTGATGACGTTAGCTCAGCTAAGGACAAAGAGTGGAAAACGTTAGTCCAACAGTTAAAGTTGTGTCGGTTAAATTTCTGGTTCATGTTTACACGACAGGAGCTCACGATTCAGTACGGATACAGAATGCATCGCtcataaagagaaagaaagataaTAATTCCTTCAGATGTTTCAAattttcagaaatatttaaacatttgagGAAAAAAGCAAATGTTTCAGTTCCATTTCATTTAACCAACAAGTCATATCATATTTCAAAACTTTTAATAAGCTAACgttaaaaacatttcacattGTTCTTCTGTGTGCACGTGCTGCTGTTTTATAAATCAGGAactacacacatcttcaacttTCTCTGCTCCGCGTCATGTGAAAGACACGCAAGTTGTGTTTAGAGGAAAGTGTAACGTCACCTGCCGCTCTGAGCTAAACTCCACACACTCtgtatttttacaaaaaaatgttttttttaatgcaaacatgagagaaggagaagtaGAAAAGTCAGCTTTTTCTCCCAGTTTGggatttttgtacttttaaatcgACCGTTCTCCACATGTCTGTAGTTTATCATAGTAGAAGATGAGTTCAATAAGCGAAATGGGCTTTGAGATTTTGCATTTAGAGGtgattttgtaaatgtaagGTGCTTAACACTGAAACACTGACATCTAAATTCTCCATTCTGCCTTCCTAAGCAAAACTGTACTGGAAACGTCCTGATATTAAAACACAGAGGCAGGAAAATGTGTTCCATGGTGTTTCTGAACGTCATATCTCAATGATATCTCAAAATCCTTCAGGTGAACCGTTGGCCTTCGTAAAAACTGACCCTCTTAACAGAAAGCAGCCGAGACTCGTATTTCCTGGTGAACTTGAACCAGAATTACCGGCATAAATTGAAAGAATAGCAAAGTCTTTTAACGTGATATTTTTAGTCCTGTTTGAAGATAAAACCAGTAAAACGGCAGCTGACTGCGAGACTGGGAAGTTATGCTGTTGGTTTGTAGGAACCGTTGTAGCTCAGCTGCTGTACTCTTAGATCCTGGAAGCAAACGAGAGAGTCCGAGGAAGGTTTGGAGAGCTCAGAGGTGAGCCAGGAGCCGAGGTCGTCCAGCCAGAACTCAGAGTGTGAGGACAAGGTGAAGCTCTAATATCACAGATGGAGGTTTAACTGGAAACATGAAGCTCCGTCtctgctttcagctgctctgcccCTCCCGTCTCATCCCTCatcttcatttaaaaatatccaTCAACTATACATCTGTCAACTATCACCTTCCTCTCGTCCTTCTGTCaatcttctcctcttcctctgtgtccttcagcctccttctcctcctctcccctTCGTCCTTCTCCTCCTCGTTAACTCACTGATGTCTTCTTttacctgcctcatttctgattcgttcttcttcttttctattaTTTAACGTCAGCACGTAGACCTTGAAGTAGCTACTAGTTTTAATAGATTTGTCTTTATAATTTGCATAAAGGTTCAGCTGTATCCTCATCCATGGCACGCTGACACAAACTGCACACCTGTGCACAGTTAGTTAGAATTATGTCATTGAATACAGCATCACAGGTTGAACTCTGACATCTGAATTTACGTCtggatttttttcagtttattttatgtGTAAATTCGAGAGTTCGTGGTGGCGTGATGCTTTAATGACTCACTGTCTTTCTCCCCCATCCTCCCCCCGCCCTCCCCCCTGTAGTCTGCATGTATAAGGAGCCCTCGCTGCACGAGCTCGAGGAGAAGCTGCTGAAGTCCTCGAGGAGCCCGACGATGAACAGCGAGGAGCGGGCGAGGAGCCTGGAGAGGCAGCAGCGGGCAGCGGAGTCCTCCACAGAACGAGAGGCGTCGTAGCCTGCAGCGCCACCCACAGGAGGAAGACGAGGCgaaggtggaggaggagaacTCCCATTTTAACACTCCCTCtgttcagcaacaacaacaactacaaccacacCGACGACGACAACAACCGCCATAACAACGACGgcgaaaacaaagaaaaaaagaagcttaaaaaaaggggagggggggcgGTGGGGTCTTCGTGCTCGttatgaaatattttaaatcaaatgGGGAAGGGCGAGGGGGAGGGGCCTGtttggaaatggaaaaaaaatcaagacgttgatgatgatgatttacaTTTTATGCAAAGAGCCCTGCTGAAATGGCGCCGAGAGGCTAGCCCACCTACTCTTCATCGCCACATtgtaatcatcatcatcatttctgtCACAACGATGACAAAATGTTTTTGCGAGTCGAGCGAGCGCTGAGAACTCCGAAGCTTTAAGCCATGTAGAAACTTCACTTCCTTTCATTTCTTAATGAATGCAAAGACTTTCGCACTTTTGACACGCcgcgcttcttcttcttcttctgcgtGATGTTCTGTCCGGTTGGAAGGAAGACCTTTTCTGTTTCGTCTTCTTCAGCTGCCACATCTTTACGTGCGTTATGTTGTGTTTTCGGGGTGGGAGCCTTTGTGGGTTTTTGTTGCAGACACTGGCGACTGAAGGAAGGAAGACGGCCGGGTCTCTGTGCTCTGTGCCGATCGGACCGCTTCCTGTGACGGAGGTCAGTCGGGCGACCGGGTGACTGTACGCCTGAGAGCATCAGAACAGCGTGCCGGTTTGTGTGGTCGCTGCAGGTGGTGTCCACGTGAACTCCACATTCCTGCTTTTTAAAATCACTCAGCAGTTTGTAGATCGACTTCCTGCTTTCGCTTCACGTTGATGAAAACCGACTAAACTTCTTGAAACGCATCCAAACGTGAAGGATTGAGTTCTAAAAAGTTTGTGCGAGGCTCAGAGAAAGGCTTTGATCTTTCAGCCCTAAGTGTTGTCTGCAGGCTTCGTCTCAGGCTGTGTTAACGGCTATTACATCCGCAGAGGAGTTTATATTTGTCACTATGCATCTGAGACATCAGATGTGATACACCTCAGAAGAGCtggggtggaggtgggttgcCAAGAGGCTTGTAAAAGCACCTGCAGCTGTTTATAGGTCAAATACAAGCCCAGTTTACGGTTGGAACAGACTGCAGTATAGATGGTGTACTCCCAAATATTTTCCATGAACAAATAGTTGACGATGGGGGATTTTGAATATCCTAAAACATAATCAATTAATCATTTCAGGGGAAACGTAGGGCAAAAACAACCCTGGATGCCTCTCTGTATAAACTATACAGTCGGTGTGCTGTCAGATTATAGGGAGCACATCGACTGTATGGTCTGTAGTAACCATGAACTGTGCAAACATGCCAGAAATGACCGCTGTGCAGCTTAGCATAGTGCTAATTCTTTTCCATTGCACAGAAAGTAATAAATGAAGGACCGCGGGAGCCCAAAATCAAGCAGCAACTTTCAGCAGCGAGCCAGTCCCCATAGACTCGTATGTTAAAATGCCCAGCTTTACAGTAGAAATAAACAGCCTGGTAAAAAACACTGTTAGAGATAATTTCTCCCGCCTAAGAAGTCTGAGCTCCAGTTTTGGCGACTGAAATTCTGgaattttatttgaattttacaGCGAGTGACGTCCTGGTAGCTACAGCTatcctttatatacagtctgctCTCCAAAACATGGCTGGTGTGAGTTACTGTTAGAGAGGCCTGCAGCCTGTGAGACACAACCCGGGGCAGGAAAGGTCAAAGAGAGCCGTGAGCACAGGTGAAGGTGGGGGTGTAACTCTGACTGTGGGGATTTTCAGACATGAGGTTGGTCTGAAAGTCTGAAAGCTGCTGGTTTTAAAAAGAGATCA
The window above is part of the Pelmatolapia mariae isolate MD_Pm_ZW linkage group LG14, Pm_UMD_F_2, whole genome shotgun sequence genome. Proteins encoded here:
- the LOC134641733 gene encoding fibroblast growth factor 12-like isoform X2, with product MELVKEKAPPEPQLKGIVTRLFSEQGFFLQMQPDGAISGTKDENSDYTLFNLIPVGLRVVAIQGVKAALYVAMNAEGFLYTSDVFTPECKFKESVFENYYVIYSSTMYRQHESGRAWFLGLNKEGIIMKGNRVKKTKPCSHFVPRPIEVCMYKEPSLHELEEKLLKSSRSPTMNSEERARSLERQQRAAESSTEREAS
- the LOC134641733 gene encoding fibroblast growth factor 12-like isoform X1, with the translated sequence MAAAIASSLIRQKRQARESNSDKVATNKRRSSPSKDPRSLCERHIFSVFSKVRFCSGKKRPVRRKPEPQLKGIVTRLFSEQGFFLQMQPDGAISGTKDENSDYTLFNLIPVGLRVVAIQGVKAALYVAMNAEGFLYTSDVFTPECKFKESVFENYYVIYSSTMYRQHESGRAWFLGLNKEGIIMKGNRVKKTKPCSHFVPRPIEVCMYKEPSLHELEEKLLKSSRSPTMNSEERARSLERQQRAAESSTEREAS
- the LOC134641733 gene encoding fibroblast growth factor 12-like isoform X3; translated protein: MQPDGAISGTKDENSDYTLFNLIPVGLRVVAIQGVKAALYVAMNAEGFLYTSDVFTPECKFKESVFENYYVIYSSTMYRQHESGRAWFLGLNKEGIIMKGNRVKKTKPCSHFVPRPIEVCMYKEPSLHELEEKLLKSSRSPTMNSEERARSLERQQRAAESSTEREAS